A single Nisaea sp. DNA region contains:
- a CDS encoding non-ribosomal peptide synthetase, which yields MSPDGLGDRLDFILEPDLPLSTMQLGILAEQWMAPESTRYNVPVAFRITGRVDIDALRAALRWLVDRHEVLRTVYRDGPDGPVQAITETAPDLLTLSSVKDPSGLATAARALAGHIFNLKTDLPLHPVLISAGQDATALVLVFHHIAVDGWTVRLLLDELAKAYTAYSAGRVPDLPEPELQYADWGAWQQEQLEKPEMATLRTAAIDRLMAIEDGLGLPPRPGLMPEGEGDNGAEMVPFMLDGPTVERAEETAREVGVSLYALLAGAYALVIGRLADRDRLAMGTPVALRDRSELHGTAGCFVNTVTVSADLSPAKSRTEYLTGLRHAVVDALDARDIPFEQIMRGLAESRSEEAPAVRCFFNFDDAGFAPPDLPGLTLEILDCDRGTAKFDLMMSMVRDGADIRAGFDYAVGVLPRAVALSVPDRFRRALDWLCTRNGQALSDFALIDEPETETLRLLGSGAVVPVSEGTVDAAVFTAADAAPDALAVSAPDGNLTFSELIAAASTLAGQLAASGVGRGDRVLILLPRSAGLPVAMLGSLRSAAAYVPVEVGLPERRLREIVEDAAPSAILFSPGSRQLAEAVALPDTALFEADGAAFSKIKGDGGARAQEAPQPDDLAYMIYTSGSTGRPKGVMVPHRGVINYLSWARDAFEIEDGNGTAVVTATAFDATVLSFWLPLFAGKPVHLMPEDGAIEVLSEKLAAGADYGFVKMTPAHLDLLADLKPVAAQATGARMFVVGGEALSTASTAAWRSDAPTIRLINEYGPTETVVGCIFHEVNGQRGKAEPIGKAIWNTRAYVLDRALEPVPEGMPGELFIGGAGVAWGYWRRPGLTADRFLADPYAAEPGARMYRTGDIVCWREDGNLEYLGRSDDQVKVRGFRIEPGEVEAALRSVDGVQSAAVVAVGDGSDRRLIGFITGTIDAQVCKETVVGLLPGHMVPDQLHRLDSLPLTRSGKTDRRALALMEVETSAEKAHEQAAHGKVDPEKLNALLDIWRTVLKSESAGAETDFFTAGGTSLAAIRLIARLKRTFGVGLAFADLASAPTPAALASKLFGDVAEAPAAEPAHLLDVLEVVRTVLKQPELDAGVDFFAAGGTSLAAIRIVARLKRSLGVDVPNDIVHRGRTVRGMAELLSGTGSGAEDSGPALRLPEGETPVVSPGEAQLWLDHQLGGEASAYVMQAAIRLSMDDPETALADAFDRLADRHPVLRSAYPDTGAGPELRVVAKVRATIKIVDGGSDVDTAVQSAARSDAERAFDIEAGETARLTYVSGGPEAGVLILSLHHIISDGTTLGVLLGDLLAFLTGSEPGAEPKADYRAYAKWRHERVAETGPAETEFWVRKLAAAPGPLDLPSDRPRRLDHQPDGASVTLRIGKDLTMRAEAIARSEGGTLQGMLVAAYALFLHRLTGAEDLVLGIPVSDRPEGFEHVAGLFLNTLPLRLGFDGKETGAGLLGQVRESMAELLSHADLPLSRIVEAVKPERHQGRTPLLHSVLDWREAATGDGLPAELFPLPVATAPFDIAASLSKEAGGAIVGGLIYDSALLDEATVAAWSRSFCLLFEGLVEGLEQPVGAIAAVAAEDRDRSILEGPAPEPLPDLAALLEDTLAKHAALPALEYGGDVITYGALAEQALSDGGDPVATIETDDPVRRVIDALAALRARRILALMDSALPETRKARMRDILEAVPDGTDGAYVQFTSGSTGTPKAALLGREGLANLIRTIGADLSIQPGCRVLQLAAPAFDAWVWEVFTTLGSGGTLVLADREDLQAGPPLAATLRDRRISHATITPSALSALGSADFPDLKTVVAAGEPLPGALADLWSPGRRLFNAYGPCETTICATHGLCDTGRIPDIGAPIIGLSVTIADKYGLPAIPGSVGEILISGLGVGLGYIGDAERSEERFIEGPGGERCYRTGDFGRVNRDGRIQFVGRDDRQVKIRGVRIELDEVEHALRAVPGVEQAAVITAPDADGRPALAAWITGPADNAAGSVRETLAGRLPETMLPAYLTVLGALPMTATGKIDRNELSLPKAGTAEIGGEPRTDLEAQILDVFRDILSLPHRPGREQNFFTLGGHSLLAVRLAARLGDQIGRRLPLPQVFANPTAAALVRLIEAGARPDEKCMLRALRDGPQPAGFLIHPVDGSGQVYSLLASEWQQDRRLVAVEQGRGFDALAEQADAYATTIAGAASDTEPVHLAGWSLGAVLAAAIAERLRDLGRDVRLVLIDAAAPGYEADRAEIDAADIAAAAAEAGADEATVARARDNVRIAGAYRFASTAGPASLIRAAGTERGTMDDALGWLSVFDQVTVETVEGTHQTLLREGNLVALAQLIERLWHEQGSKGHG from the coding sequence CCGGACCTTTTGACACTTTCCTCCGTGAAAGATCCGTCCGGACTGGCGACGGCGGCGCGCGCACTGGCCGGGCACATTTTCAATCTGAAAACAGACCTGCCGTTACATCCCGTTCTGATCTCCGCCGGTCAGGATGCAACGGCGCTTGTGCTGGTATTCCATCATATCGCCGTCGATGGATGGACCGTCCGGTTGCTGCTGGACGAGCTGGCCAAAGCCTACACGGCCTATAGCGCTGGCCGCGTGCCGGACCTGCCGGAACCCGAACTGCAATATGCGGACTGGGGCGCCTGGCAGCAGGAACAGCTTGAAAAGCCGGAGATGGCGACGCTACGGACGGCCGCCATAGACCGACTGATGGCTATCGAGGATGGCCTCGGTCTGCCGCCGCGCCCCGGATTGATGCCTGAAGGTGAGGGCGATAACGGCGCCGAGATGGTGCCTTTCATGCTTGATGGCCCGACCGTGGAAAGGGCGGAAGAAACGGCGCGCGAGGTCGGGGTCAGCCTCTATGCCTTGCTGGCGGGGGCGTATGCCCTCGTGATCGGCCGCCTGGCTGATCGTGACCGTCTTGCCATGGGCACGCCGGTCGCCCTTCGGGACCGGAGCGAGCTGCACGGTACGGCCGGTTGTTTTGTGAATACGGTGACTGTTTCGGCTGATCTATCGCCAGCCAAGAGTCGCACGGAATATCTTACGGGACTCAGGCACGCGGTGGTGGATGCGCTGGATGCCCGGGATATTCCATTCGAGCAGATCATGCGCGGCCTCGCCGAAAGCCGTAGCGAAGAGGCTCCGGCGGTGCGCTGTTTCTTTAATTTCGACGATGCGGGGTTTGCGCCGCCGGATCTGCCGGGACTGACGCTCGAAATTCTCGACTGCGACCGGGGAACGGCAAAGTTCGACCTGATGATGTCCATGGTACGGGACGGGGCCGATATTCGCGCTGGCTTCGATTATGCGGTTGGTGTGCTGCCGCGTGCGGTTGCTCTTTCCGTGCCGGACAGGTTCCGCCGGGCGCTGGATTGGCTCTGTACCAGGAATGGACAAGCGCTGTCGGACTTCGCTCTGATTGACGAACCTGAAACGGAGACGCTGAGGCTCCTTGGCTCCGGAGCGGTCGTGCCGGTGTCGGAGGGGACTGTTGACGCTGCGGTCTTTACAGCGGCCGACGCGGCGCCGGACGCATTGGCTGTCAGCGCGCCCGACGGCAATCTTACATTCTCCGAACTTATAGCCGCGGCTTCGACGCTGGCTGGCCAGCTTGCTGCATCCGGGGTCGGTCGTGGCGACCGGGTACTTATTCTGCTGCCGCGCTCTGCCGGATTGCCGGTGGCGATGCTTGGCAGTCTGCGGTCAGCGGCAGCCTATGTGCCGGTTGAGGTCGGGCTGCCGGAACGCCGGTTGCGGGAGATTGTGGAAGATGCTGCGCCGTCGGCGATACTTTTCTCGCCTGGCTCCCGGCAGCTTGCCGAAGCGGTCGCATTGCCGGATACGGCGTTGTTCGAGGCGGACGGCGCTGCGTTCAGCAAAATCAAGGGTGATGGTGGTGCCAGGGCTCAGGAAGCGCCGCAGCCAGATGATCTTGCGTACATGATCTACACCTCGGGTTCTACCGGGCGACCGAAGGGTGTCATGGTGCCCCATCGTGGCGTCATCAATTATCTCTCCTGGGCGCGCGATGCGTTCGAGATCGAGGACGGCAATGGCACGGCGGTGGTCACTGCGACCGCTTTCGATGCGACCGTGCTGTCCTTCTGGCTGCCGCTTTTCGCCGGAAAGCCTGTCCATCTGATGCCGGAAGACGGCGCGATTGAGGTGCTTTCCGAAAAGCTCGCTGCCGGCGCTGATTATGGCTTCGTGAAAATGACGCCGGCCCATCTCGATCTGCTGGCGGACCTGAAACCGGTAGCGGCGCAGGCTACCGGCGCCCGCATGTTCGTGGTCGGCGGGGAGGCTCTTTCGACAGCTTCGACGGCGGCTTGGCGGAGCGATGCGCCGACGATCCGTTTGATCAACGAGTACGGTCCGACCGAGACGGTCGTGGGCTGCATCTTCCATGAGGTCAATGGGCAACGGGGTAAGGCGGAGCCGATTGGCAAGGCGATCTGGAACACCCGTGCCTATGTGCTGGACCGCGCGCTCGAGCCGGTGCCCGAAGGCATGCCGGGTGAGCTTTTTATCGGCGGTGCCGGGGTGGCCTGGGGGTATTGGCGGCGTCCGGGGCTGACGGCGGATCGGTTCCTTGCGGACCCTTACGCGGCGGAGCCCGGCGCGCGGATGTACCGGACCGGGGACATCGTCTGCTGGCGTGAGGACGGGAATCTCGAATATCTCGGCCGCTCCGACGATCAGGTGAAGGTGCGGGGCTTCCGCATCGAGCCGGGCGAGGTGGAAGCGGCGCTGCGCTCCGTCGATGGTGTGCAGAGCGCTGCCGTGGTCGCGGTTGGGGACGGCAGCGACAGACGACTGATCGGTTTCATCACGGGAACGATAGACGCGCAGGTTTGCAAAGAAACTGTCGTCGGATTGCTGCCGGGCCATATGGTGCCGGACCAGCTCCACAGGCTGGACAGCCTTCCGCTGACCCGGAGCGGGAAGACAGACCGCCGCGCGCTTGCCCTGATGGAGGTGGAAACATCCGCCGAAAAAGCACATGAACAGGCTGCGCATGGGAAGGTCGATCCGGAAAAATTGAATGCTCTTCTGGATATCTGGCGGACGGTCCTGAAATCCGAAAGCGCGGGTGCGGAGACGGACTTTTTCACGGCTGGTGGAACGTCCCTTGCCGCAATCCGGCTTATCGCCCGGCTGAAGCGGACGTTCGGTGTCGGGCTTGCGTTCGCGGATCTGGCTTCGGCACCGACGCCTGCGGCATTGGCATCGAAATTGTTCGGCGATGTGGCTGAGGCCCCGGCTGCCGAGCCAGCGCATCTGCTGGATGTTCTTGAGGTTGTGCGCACTGTGCTGAAGCAGCCGGAACTCGATGCCGGAGTGGATTTCTTTGCCGCGGGGGGAACGTCGCTTGCAGCGATCAGAATCGTCGCCCGGCTGAAAAGATCTCTCGGGGTCGACGTTCCGAACGATATCGTGCATCGCGGCCGCACCGTCCGGGGCATGGCGGAATTGCTTTCCGGCACGGGCTCGGGTGCTGAAGACAGCGGCCCGGCCCTTCGCTTGCCGGAGGGCGAGACGCCGGTGGTGTCGCCAGGGGAGGCCCAGCTCTGGCTCGACCATCAGCTTGGCGGCGAGGCGAGTGCCTATGTCATGCAAGCCGCCATCCGGCTCTCAATGGACGATCCGGAGACGGCTCTTGCCGATGCTTTCGACCGGCTGGCTGACCGCCATCCGGTGCTGCGATCTGCCTATCCAGATACCGGAGCGGGGCCGGAGCTGCGTGTCGTAGCCAAAGTGCGGGCGACGATCAAGATTGTGGACGGGGGGAGCGACGTCGATACCGCCGTGCAGAGCGCGGCCCGGTCGGACGCGGAACGGGCTTTCGATATTGAGGCCGGTGAAACAGCGCGCCTGACATATGTTTCCGGCGGACCCGAGGCCGGTGTGCTGATCCTGTCGCTGCATCACATTATCTCCGATGGAACCACGTTAGGTGTGCTGCTAGGCGATCTGCTGGCGTTTCTGACCGGCAGTGAACCGGGGGCGGAGCCGAAGGCGGACTATCGCGCTTACGCGAAGTGGCGTCATGAGCGGGTTGCCGAGACCGGACCGGCCGAAACGGAATTTTGGGTCCGGAAACTTGCCGCAGCGCCGGGTCCGCTCGATCTTCCGTCGGACCGTCCGAGACGGCTCGATCATCAGCCAGACGGCGCCTCGGTGACATTGCGTATCGGTAAGGACCTGACGATGCGGGCGGAAGCGATCGCCCGTTCCGAAGGCGGGACATTGCAGGGCATGCTTGTCGCGGCCTATGCGCTCTTTCTGCACCGCCTGACGGGTGCCGAGGACCTTGTGCTTGGCATCCCTGTCAGCGACAGGCCCGAGGGCTTCGAGCATGTCGCGGGATTGTTCCTGAATACGCTTCCTCTGCGGCTCGGTTTTGACGGAAAGGAAACGGGTGCTGGCCTGCTTGGGCAGGTGCGGGAGAGCATGGCTGAGCTTTTGAGCCATGCGGACCTGCCGCTGTCACGCATTGTCGAAGCGGTAAAACCGGAACGTCATCAGGGACGCACACCGCTGCTGCACAGCGTGCTGGATTGGCGCGAGGCGGCGACCGGCGACGGTCTGCCGGCGGAGCTTTTCCCGTTGCCTGTGGCAACGGCGCCGTTTGACATTGCCGCCAGTCTCTCGAAAGAGGCTGGTGGCGCTATCGTCGGCGGTCTCATTTATGACAGCGCCCTGCTGGATGAAGCGACGGTGGCTGCGTGGAGCCGTTCTTTCTGTCTGTTGTTCGAAGGGTTGGTCGAGGGGCTGGAGCAGCCGGTCGGCGCCATTGCGGCGGTGGCGGCAGAGGATCGTGACCGGTCTATTCTGGAAGGCCCGGCACCGGAGCCGCTTCCGGATCTGGCGGCATTACTTGAAGACACATTGGCAAAGCATGCCGCCTTGCCCGCACTTGAGTATGGCGGGGACGTAATCACCTATGGCGCATTGGCCGAGCAAGCGCTCTCCGATGGCGGCGATCCGGTCGCGACGATTGAGACGGATGATCCGGTGCGCCGGGTGATTGACGCTCTGGCGGCGCTGCGCGCGAGGCGCATTCTGGCCTTGATGGATTCCGCCCTGCCGGAGACCCGGAAGGCCCGTATGCGGGACATTCTGGAAGCGGTGCCTGATGGCACTGATGGCGCCTATGTTCAATTCACCAGTGGCTCTACCGGTACACCGAAAGCGGCATTGCTTGGCCGGGAGGGGCTGGCAAACCTGATCCGGACCATTGGCGCGGACCTCTCCATTCAACCAGGCTGCCGTGTGCTGCAACTGGCGGCGCCGGCTTTCGATGCCTGGGTCTGGGAAGTTTTCACCACGCTGGGCTCCGGCGGTACGCTCGTGCTCGCGGACCGGGAGGACCTGCAGGCGGGACCGCCCCTTGCAGCCACTCTGCGGGACCGCCGTATCAGCCACGCGACGATCACACCGTCGGCGTTGTCGGCGCTTGGCTCCGCGGACTTCCCTGACCTGAAGACGGTGGTCGCGGCTGGTGAGCCGTTGCCCGGTGCGCTTGCCGATCTCTGGTCTCCGGGACGCCGTCTGTTCAATGCATACGGTCCCTGCGAGACGACAATCTGCGCCACGCATGGCCTCTGTGACACCGGGCGCATCCCTGATATCGGCGCGCCGATTATCGGTCTATCGGTAACGATTGCAGACAAATACGGCCTGCCTGCAATACCGGGTTCGGTTGGCGAAATCCTGATCAGCGGCCTTGGCGTGGGTCTTGGTTATATCGGGGATGCTGAACGCTCCGAAGAGCGCTTTATCGAAGGTCCTGGTGGCGAGCGCTGCTACCGCACGGGAGATTTCGGCCGGGTCAACCGCGATGGCCGCATCCAGTTTGTCGGCCGGGATGACCGCCAGGTGAAAATCCGGGGCGTGCGTATCGAGCTTGATGAGGTTGAGCATGCACTGCGCGCCGTGCCGGGTGTGGAGCAGGCAGCGGTGATCACGGCGCCCGATGCTGATGGCCGCCCGGCGCTGGCTGCCTGGATCACCGGCCCGGCCGACAATGCTGCGGGATCGGTGCGGGAGACCTTGGCCGGGCGTTTGCCTGAAACCATGCTGCCCGCTTATCTCACCGTGCTCGGCGCCCTGCCGATGACGGCGACGGGCAAGATCGACCGGAACGAGTTGAGCCTGCCAAAGGCCGGGACCGCGGAGATCGGAGGAGAACCCCGGACGGACCTGGAAGCACAGATACTCGATGTTTTCCGCGACATTCTCTCGCTGCCACACCGCCCCGGACGGGAGCAGAATTTCTTCACGCTCGGTGGCCATTCTCTTCTCGCGGTCCGTCTGGCGGCCCGTTTGGGCGACCAGATCGGTCGCCGCCTGCCTTTGCCGCAGGTCTTTGCTAATCCGACAGCGGCGGCGCTCGTCCGCCTCATCGAAGCCGGGGCGAGGCCAGATGAAAAATGCATGCTCCGGGCGCTCCGCGACGGACCGCAGCCAGCCGGGTTCCTGATCCATCCGGTCGATGGCTCGGGGCAGGTCTACAGTCTGCTCGCCAGTGAATGGCAACAGGATCGCCGCCTTGTCGCTGTAGAGCAGGGGCGCGGGTTCGATGCCTTGGCGGAGCAGGCGGATGCTTATGCGACGACTATTGCCGGCGCGGCCAGTGACACGGAGCCTGTCCATCTGGCGGGATGGTCGCTTGGCGCCGTGCTTGCGGCTGCAATCGCGGAAAGGTTGCGTGATCTTGGCCGGGATGTGAGGCTGGTGCTGATCGATGCAGCCGCACCGGGGTATGAAGCTGACCGGGCGGAGATCGATGCGGCTGATATTGCCGCTGCCGCCGCCGAAGCCGGTGCGGATGAGGCAACTGTCGCCCGGGCGCGTGATAATGTCCGCATTGCCGGGGCGTATCGTTTTGCATCCACCGCTGGTCCGGCGTCCCTGATTCGGGCTGCGGGCACCGAACGGGGCACGATGGATGATGCGCTGGGCTGGTTGTCAGTATTTGACCAGGTGACCGTCGAAACGGTCGAAGGAACGCATCAGACTTTGTTGCGGGAAGGCAATCTCGTGGCATTGGCACAACTGATAGAACGACTTTGGCACGAACAAGGGAGCAAGGGGCATGGCTGA
- a CDS encoding TauD/TfdA family dioxygenase has product MAEIDGSVRRLFDGEDFAVIVEANGGSGDAASWVSINLSAVEALAREHPVVVLRGIGISGEKDFPGVRDLLVGRPANYVYRSTPRTEVLEGIMTATEYPATEEILMHCENAYQRDWPLRLVFCCIKPAETGGQTPVADVRAVTRALGDDVLDEVERRGVRYIRNYHEGFDLDWKTVFQTEDRGEVEAFCRANDIDFEWTPEGHLRTAQTCQGTARHPVTGERLWFNQAQLFHPSALGEDVLEDLIDIFGEDGLPRDARFGDGAPIEPEILSRVRDAFQTEARQFDWQVGDVMIVDNMLASHARRPFTGSRRVLVSMGRMNSELGDVAGAAE; this is encoded by the coding sequence ATGGCTGAGATCGACGGGTCCGTTCGGCGACTGTTCGACGGTGAGGATTTTGCCGTCATTGTCGAGGCGAATGGCGGAAGCGGCGACGCAGCATCGTGGGTGTCCATTAATCTGTCCGCTGTCGAGGCGCTGGCGCGGGAGCACCCCGTTGTCGTCCTGCGCGGCATCGGGATTTCTGGTGAGAAGGATTTCCCAGGCGTCCGCGACCTGCTTGTCGGGCGTCCGGCGAATTACGTTTACCGCTCGACCCCGCGTACAGAAGTGCTCGAAGGCATCATGACGGCGACCGAATATCCGGCGACGGAAGAAATCCTGATGCATTGCGAGAATGCCTATCAGCGGGATTGGCCGTTGCGGCTGGTGTTCTGTTGCATCAAGCCTGCGGAGACTGGCGGGCAGACCCCTGTCGCGGATGTGCGTGCCGTGACGCGCGCCCTCGGCGATGACGTGCTTGACGAGGTCGAGCGCCGGGGCGTGCGCTATATTCGGAATTATCACGAAGGCTTCGATCTCGACTGGAAAACGGTATTCCAGACCGAGGATCGAGGTGAGGTCGAGGCGTTCTGCCGGGCCAACGATATTGATTTCGAATGGACCCCGGAAGGACATCTCCGTACCGCGCAGACCTGCCAGGGAACGGCGCGTCACCCAGTTACGGGTGAGCGGCTCTGGTTCAATCAGGCGCAGCTCTTCCATCCGTCAGCACTCGGTGAGGACGTGCTGGAAGACCTGATCGATATTTTTGGCGAGGATGGTCTGCCGCGCGATGCGCGCTTCGGAGACGGCGCACCGATTGAGCCTGAAATCCTCAGCCGGGTACGCGATGCGTTCCAGACGGAGGCTCGTCAGTTCGACTGGCAGGTGGGTGATGTGATGATTGTCGACAACATGCTGGCCTCCCATGCCAGACGGCCCTTTACCGGTTCGCGCCGGGTTCTGGTCAGCATGGGCCGGATGAATTCCGAGTTGGGTGATGTCGCAGGAGCGGCAGAATAG
- a CDS encoding RiPP maturation radical SAM C-methyltransferase: MHIALVNMPFSSLQIPSIALHQLETVIAEKFSGAETSIHYLNHDFGGLVGPDLYAWISESLAGHTCGFGEWLFRHAAFPEHGDNTEAYFARYLHHFGEAQVERYHRELAPVRADLPNIIDRMIEQHGLADADIVGVTSMFFQNMPSFALARRLKEIGSKATVIMGGANCEGTMGIEIVNNVPWIDYVFSGHALVNFPKFLKAAEAGDTAAMSKLDGVFSKSNSRSIAAMDPAVRPKRPSDARAEDQLDGVAVNGPERSLNSDVPLDYEVYLESYERHFGDHRKDEVELLFETSRGCWWGEKAHCTFCGLNGATMNFREMGVELARKTIQDMVDKYSDRVTRFASVDNIIPKSYTEQLLPDLKVPDHVTLFYEVKADLSREQLDTLAKARVVEVQPGVESIATETLKLMRKGTTAFNNIRFLSDCAAAGVKPVWNLLVGFPGESAETFEMYRENLPRLTHLPPPSGVFPVRFDRFSPYFTQADSFGLDLEPLDYHELNYPFDEDVVWNMAYYFRDRNIDAPYQVDLAEHLAHLRDAVARWRTRWESAAGAPRLRLVQDDYGWLVEDQRTGHKVEHELDDPDVALLRALETPQAIGKIRESNADSLAYLQELGLLFEERGRIMSLVMEGTRHDLDAGLHSFAGSKGRAENAALGLTF; this comes from the coding sequence ATGCATATCGCGCTCGTGAACATGCCATTTTCGTCACTGCAGATTCCGTCGATCGCGCTGCATCAGCTCGAAACTGTCATCGCGGAGAAATTCTCCGGGGCGGAAACCAGCATTCATTACCTGAACCACGATTTCGGCGGACTTGTCGGCCCGGATCTTTACGCATGGATCTCGGAAAGCCTCGCCGGGCATACCTGCGGGTTTGGCGAATGGCTATTCCGTCATGCCGCTTTCCCGGAGCATGGCGACAATACCGAAGCCTATTTCGCCCGCTACCTGCATCACTTCGGCGAAGCGCAGGTTGAGCGTTATCACCGCGAACTCGCCCCGGTCCGGGCCGATCTGCCGAATATCATCGACCGGATGATCGAGCAACATGGTCTGGCTGACGCGGATATCGTCGGGGTGACCTCGATGTTCTTCCAGAATATGCCGAGCTTCGCGCTGGCTCGCCGCCTGAAGGAGATCGGATCAAAGGCGACCGTGATCATGGGGGGCGCGAATTGCGAAGGCACCATGGGCATCGAGATCGTGAATAATGTGCCCTGGATCGATTACGTGTTTTCCGGCCATGCGCTGGTCAACTTCCCGAAATTCCTCAAGGCGGCCGAGGCTGGCGATACGGCCGCCATGTCGAAGCTGGACGGCGTATTCAGCAAGTCGAACAGCCGTTCGATTGCGGCGATGGACCCGGCGGTGCGGCCGAAGCGGCCGAGTGATGCGCGGGCGGAAGATCAGCTTGACGGGGTTGCCGTCAACGGCCCGGAACGTTCTCTCAACAGCGATGTGCCGCTGGATTACGAGGTTTATCTGGAGTCCTACGAGCGCCATTTCGGCGATCACCGCAAGGACGAGGTCGAACTGCTGTTCGAGACATCCCGTGGCTGCTGGTGGGGAGAGAAGGCGCATTGCACCTTCTGCGGCCTCAACGGCGCGACGATGAACTTCCGCGAGATGGGTGTCGAGCTGGCCCGCAAGACCATTCAGGATATGGTCGACAAATATTCGGACCGGGTGACCCGGTTTGCCAGTGTCGACAATATCATACCGAAATCCTACACCGAGCAGCTGCTGCCGGACCTGAAGGTGCCGGACCATGTCACCCTGTTCTACGAGGTGAAAGCGGACCTCTCCCGCGAGCAGCTAGACACGCTGGCCAAAGCGCGGGTGGTCGAGGTACAGCCGGGTGTGGAATCCATTGCGACCGAGACCCTGAAACTGATGCGCAAGGGCACCACGGCCTTCAACAATATCCGCTTCCTGTCGGATTGCGCGGCGGCCGGGGTGAAGCCAGTCTGGAATCTGTTGGTCGGCTTCCCGGGGGAGTCTGCCGAGACCTTCGAGATGTACCGGGAGAACTTACCGCGGCTGACCCACCTCCCGCCACCTTCCGGCGTTTTTCCCGTGCGCTTCGACCGGTTCAGCCCGTATTTCACGCAGGCCGATAGTTTCGGGCTTGATCTGGAGCCGCTGGATTATCACGAGCTGAATTATCCGTTCGACGAGGATGTGGTCTGGAACATGGCCTACTACTTCCGCGACCGGAATATCGATGCGCCGTATCAGGTCGATCTGGCCGAGCATCTTGCTCATCTGCGTGACGCGGTGGCGCGTTGGAGAACCCGCTGGGAATCCGCCGCCGGTGCTCCGCGCCTTCGGCTGGTTCAGGATGATTATGGCTGGCTGGTCGAGGATCAGCGGACCGGCCACAAGGTCGAGCACGAGCTGGACGACCCGGATGTCGCACTGTTGCGCGCTCTGGAAACCCCGCAGGCCATCGGCAAGATCCGGGAGAGCAATGCGGACAGCCTCGCCTATCTGCAAGAGCTCGGTCTGCTGTTCGAGGAGCGCGGCCGGATCATGTCACTGGTCATGGAAGGCACGCGCCACGATCTTGATGCTGGACTGCACAGTTTCGCTGGGTCCAAGGGCCGGGCGGAGAATGCGGCGCTTGGTCTGACGTTCTGA
- a CDS encoding YcjF family protein, with product MTVDTEIAATDAAVANAAVLRQQAKEIVSRYAVWSSAFGVLPVPIADVAGITGTQISMIAALSKLYGVPFSKSWVRSILGSIVGGVAPWAVTAGVVSTVFKSMPGIGLGVGFLGMAGLSNLATRTIGNLFIDHFEAGGDLSNVDTDAMRESLSEEMQKKK from the coding sequence ATGACTGTAGATACAGAAATCGCGGCGACCGATGCCGCCGTGGCCAACGCGGCCGTCCTTCGTCAGCAGGCGAAGGAGATCGTGTCCAGATACGCCGTCTGGTCTTCCGCATTCGGCGTTCTCCCAGTGCCGATCGCCGATGTCGCCGGGATCACCGGAACACAGATTTCGATGATCGCGGCCCTGTCCAAGCTCTACGGCGTGCCATTCTCGAAATCCTGGGTCCGGTCCATTCTCGGATCTATTGTCGGCGGCGTTGCGCCTTGGGCCGTGACCGCCGGGGTCGTCAGCACAGTCTTCAAATCAATGCCGGGGATTGGCCTCGGGGTCGGATTTCTTGGCATGGCCGGTCTTTCGAACCTCGCCACCCGTACCATCGGCAATCTCTTCATCGACCATTTCGAAGCCGGCGGCGATCTCTCCAACGTCGATACAGACGCCATGCGCGAGTCGCTTTCTGAAGAAATGCAGAAGAAAAAGTGA